TGCTTAGTTAGGGAcacttgactgattgcacagatactattggAAGAGAGCTAAAAGGATGATATCAACACTGAATCAttaatgaactgactttagctgaaaAAAGGACTCTGTTATTGTCTTCCTGCATCAATGACAAACTAGTTTCCTTTTTGaccctgtaaagctgctttgaatcaATCGGTATTGAATGGTATATTGAgggtttactattgtcattttgcattattgacaaactattttcctatttattactgtaaagtgctttgacatgatctgtactgttaaaagcactatagaaataaaggtaacttgacttaaagcactatacaaataaaggaaaaaaagagaTAAATGGTGTTAGCAAAAGGAACTACATTTGCAATTAGATAGCGGCTAATTGGAGAATTAAATGAAGCGACGAGAAACACTGGTTATTTTCCCTTTGTAACACTTTAATTAAAAGCCCTCATCAGAATTGTTATTATGACATGAAACATACTCCATCTTGAGTGTAATCAGTACATCTGTGTGTCTGACCTGAGTAAAACATGCTGTTACAAACACGCATATGTACACAATTATTTATCAAAGCATCCCCCCTTTTTGTACTAAAAGATTGGTTggttgttgttttaaaaatacCTATTAGCGCAGATGAATAGTAACCAGTGCTTTTGATATTGCAtgactagaaaaaaaaatgtgcaaaagaaTCACAATAGTTGTTTTCTTTTGATTAAAATGTCATGatgtttaaaaatgtcttaatttgtttGATTAAATGATGAAACTTTGCATTTATGATGCAGACTCTTTGATCTTCTCAAACTAACAGTGCCTGTTATGCTTACACCATTTCTGATCAAACTGCGTTTGAAATAGTTTGTGGTTGTACCCCCTGCTGGACATACCAACCCGATCTCATGATGTTACGTTACGTAGTTTATTTAAtacggttttttttttaagcagtgcACCAgtatgataaaataatttttaaaaacaacTGTAGTATGCAGAATAATTTTCACAAGAACAATCACGTATGTCTCAAAGCATTCCCAAATCCTTCATTAATTACTGTCCTGAGTTGTGACATCAGCAGACGGGACAAATGTCAAGAGCCTGGGTGCCAAGGTGGCATCATTTGCAAAGTATACAAGGAAGGGATTTTAACATTACACAATTACTGACTACCTTCACAACGTTATACTCCATTTGTATTTCTCTCAGATGAAAATACTGTGTGACATGTAGCTTACATCCACATTGTTTGATCAGAGATGTGCATCCTTACAGGTGTGCTTCCTTGTGCAAGTAGTCTCCAGATTCCGGGTCACGTATGTTCACACGTGGTGATCTCAGGCAGCGACGTTTGCTCCTGCAGCACTACCTGTGGAGGCGTCTGTACGGATCGAACGGACACTACAGAGTTCTTCTGTAATTCAACTCCAAACCCAGGCGGGGCGCTCTGCAACTGTCTCCTATACTGCACAAAGCTACATGTCTTCATAACAATGGCTAGGATATTCTTTGCCATGAGTATCCCAGACACTCTGTTGTCCTTATAGAGGAGCATATTCCCTCCACGAATGAAGAGAGTAACAATATTAATAGTCACCAAACTCAGAATGGGGTAAAGCATCATCTTGTGAGGACTGATGTTGATGCCTTGCATGCTGAtctcactcagagacacacagggCAGCACTAAAAGAAGAATATAACAGTAGAAAAACATCAGTCCCTCTGCCCAGAGAGGAAGCCCTTTCTTTTGTGGCTCCCATAGGTTGGCCTGGATGTCCAGAACATCCAACAGATCCACCACCACCCAGAACAAACGGTTTCTGATCTCCTCCTTCTTCTTGAAAGCCTTCACATACTCCATGTGGTCAATAGCAACCAGAATCACGAAAAGCACGGGAATACTGATGGACAGCAGAAGTGTCAGAGCTTTCCGAGCCAAGGCGTCCAGATTTTTACGGTCAGACTTGTAGTTCTGGTATACAAAATACACCTTAATCTCCAGGACGAAAATATAAAGGAACCAAAGTATCATGGCATAGCCTCGTTTTGCCGTCCTCACCTCAGCCCCGACCCACACCGCCACATATCGCAGCACGATGAGGAAACAGAGGTCGCCGACCGTCACCATGATGCAGATGCCGATCTTTCGTGGGCCATGGTTCTGCTCAACGAGGTACGCGTCCATGAGTGCCATGCTGctcatgatgatgatggtggacAAGCATACGTGCGGCTTGTTGGTGGGAGGGGGTGGCACCATCCTGATGTGGGCGGGATGGCGGACCCTTCTGATCTCTTCCCTGATGGGCGGATTTGGGGAGGCTCCTTGGGGAGGTGGACAGAGAGGACTCAGACTCTTCTGCCCTCCAATGCTGCTTCCATGGACGAGCTCCAGGATTGACTAGCTGGACACAAAAAAATCACATCCATCACAAAGAGGCTAGTCCCAAAATGCTCAAACCATCAAATCCAATATGTTTAGGTAAAAGCTTCAAGAAGTACTATAGTTTGACAGAATTTTGGCCTCTGTTTCAAGATCTTCATAGCTGCATTACAAAGATATTGTTTTGTGGCCATTAGCCAGACACATACATCTACAGGTGAATTTAATGCACTCTCTGAGAAGACATTTAAAAGGAAATTTAGAAACAGACTGGACATCTACCTTCTGCTTTATCTGAAGTTTATCATAATGACGAGCTGTGGACCGTCTTCACCCCGTGTTCTCAGGGAGACCAATTTAAGACCGTAATCCATGTGTAAAGTGACAAGAAACACAGATTTCCCCTGGATGTGCTGTATCCCGCAGTCAGGCATGTGTCTTCAAATTGCAGCCCCCAAATCCCTAATGGCTTGGATGTAATCCATTTAAGTTTGGAGTGTGCAGAGAAGGCTGCTGTAGTCGTTTCAGAAGGGGATTTTGATTTCAGCAcaggaaaaaataaatcagaCTAAAGCTAAACTGACTCTTTTGTGTTTCAGATTAAAAATGTACAGCCAGTGCAGGTAGTTATTTCAGATGAAAGTCGACTTACTGTAGTATTAAACCATCAGGGTGTGCTGGTGATTGCTCCAGTGGTTCATGTGTGTTTGGTtctttgtcctgtgaatgcagATGCAGTTGGATTCGATGTGTCCTGACCGCTTGCTACCTCAGATCTGAGCGGGAAGCTGGTGTCCATCTGTGCGGTATGCTGTGCATCACTGCTCCTGTCTCAGCACATGCTTTCTGTTGCAGCGACGCGCTGCATCAGGAATATCAGGAATGCTGGTGGTACAAGTGAGGaatccagtctctctctctctctctctctctctctctctctatctctctatctctctccatgtgtgtgttaatgaggtgtgtgtgtgtttgcatctcCCTCTCCCTGACACGATGTGGCTCCTTCAActctttctcttgctctctctcgctctctttctctccctctcattCAGATTCAAATAACATTATTTGACTTGGTAAATAGAAAGTGTATTGccaaaaacattaaatgtaaatacatacgcaaatacaaacaaataacaacAACGTACTAATAAAGATGTAAGTATGAGGAGAATGATGGGCTCAGTAGATGTTAATGAAGCTGAGAGAGGGGGCTGGTTCCTTTGCTTTATAATTAAATGGTGGGGGGGCAGTGAGTTTTAAATGCTTCCAGTAGTGACTgctcatttttgtgtttttataatttGTGAATGTTTTCCTGATTCTCTCATGCATGCATTATTTATTGGTGAGGTGTGAGgtgtgaaagaaaaagagatgCTGCTTATGATGGATCTCTCTTACCGATTGTAATAAATTTTGCActacaatctttttttctttttatctgcactgtttgttcacttcactggctTGCACTCTATCTTCCATCTGCCtagcactgctttatttaacttttattttttttactttcccttattgtatagtttattgtatagttgtatgttctattttctatttgatctagatttttaggctcgactgttaatgttatctgtacgcaccatgggtctgagagtaacgcaatttcaattctctgtatgtatgtactgtacatgtggaagaattgacaataaagcagactgaTAGTTTTGTAACAGACCTTCCACacgttcattcataaattcaccctgtCTGTGTTGCAAAGCACCAACTTTTTCATGATCACACTGTTTCTTTTGATGACTATTACTATTGTGCAACTCTTTTGCAGCATTGAATGTGCAAGGTTGAAATGACCTAATGTGAATCATTAAATGAGATATGAAATGATTACACTCTTTTAGTCTTTTCATATGCCTGCTCCTGAAGCTGCTGCTGCTTCGGGTGACACTGCAAACAGATGACAGGAATATTACAATGAGCCACATAAGGCTGACATTATCCTAAGCAGTACAGAAAACGAGGCTGATGTTAGAGTAGCATTACCTTGTACGTCAAAATAGCATATATGTTATCATTAACAAAACTGCAATGGCAGGGGTTACTGGCATATAAGAACAATGAGTGAtgtcaataaataaaaagttaacattAAGTTACTTACAGTCTTACATTTTCTGACTATAACTAGAGGTTGACCGATAGTGGATTTTGCTGATACCGATAGCTAgtttggaccacactggccgatactGATTAATTAACTGATAGTTTTAAATAGTTGATTAGTTTTTACTGAACAAAgactaaaatagtgctttatttacaaaaataaattaaggttTATTAATCATAAAGCAAGTCTTATTAATTAACATCATGAAacgtatacattttcacataaatgtaataaaagtttaacaaaaattccatgtttagggccctatgaaatggtttattttttctcatcatattttttttattgctaccaaattctgtttttttaattaattatttctaattatttgaacacataaataaataatttttttcttaatgaagcctaattattttttccccctcaaattctgtgaatttaaatttttattgttatcagATCATATttcaatgaatgaaaataaaaaaaaatataggcaaACAAAAAggaatttactattaaaataaaaaaatggaagaaatgtgcgattattccttaaaaataatgtttgtttcattttagtagtagtagtagtagtatgctATGTACAATCtacttaacttttattttaacaattctgtttatgtgatatgatgcttttgctcaaatcaaacgatcaaatgctcatgaaatgactctcagagcagttctggagatgttgttcatgtgtttttgtcctcatttagtgagacggcagacgctgaaatcactgtGAGCATCATTCCACGCTAAACTGTGAATTATGTTTTTATGAcaggattccgcgattccgtccatGTTTTCCGCAACGCTCTACAATTATACCAGTACAATGTATGCTCTCACACTTTAACTGCTTCTATTCTTGaagacttaaagggataattcacccaaatagcaaaattatgtctttaataactaaccctcatgttgttccaaacccgtaagacctctgtttatctttggaacacagtttaagatattttagatttagtccgagagctctcagtcccttcattgaagctgtgtgaacggtctactgtgcatgtccagaaagttaagaaaaacatcatcaaagtagtccatgtgacatcagagggtcagttagaattttttgaagcatcgaaaatacattttggtccaaaaatagcaaaaactctgACTTTATTTATCATtgccttctcttccgtgtctgttgggagagagagttcaaaacaaagcagtttgtgatatccggttcgcgaacgaatcattcgatgtaaccggatctttttaaaccagttcaccaaatcgaactgaatcgttttaaagtTCGCGTttccaatacacattaatacacaaatgacttaagctgttaacttttttaatgtggctgacactccctctgagctcaaacaaaccaatatctgggagtaatgcatgcactcaaacagtacactgactgaactgctgtgaagagagaactgaagttgAACACCGAGCCgtgccagataacgaacaacagactgactcgttctccctatatacgatgtttgatagggagccagtgcagtgttgacaggactgcattttagactagctgtagtttttttACAAAGTGTGCAGAACCACCACcctataaagcattacaataatctaaccttgaggtcacaaatgcatggattaacatttctgcatttgacattgagagcataggccataatttagatatatttttaagatggaaaaatgtagttttacaaatgctagaaacgttgctttctaaggaaagattgtaatcaaatagcacacctaggttcctaactgaggacgaagaattgacagagcagccatcaagtcttagacagtgttctaggttattacaagcagagtttttaggtcctataattaacacctcatttttttcagaatttagcagtaagaaattactcgtcatccagttttttatatcgactatgcattccattagtttttcaaattagtgtgtttcaccgggccg
This window of the Carassius carassius unplaced genomic scaffold, fCarCar2.1 SCAFFOLD_89, whole genome shotgun sequence genome carries:
- the LOC132136888 gene encoding transmembrane protein 121-like — encoded protein: MVPPPPTNKPHVCLSTIIIMSSMALMDAYLVEQNHGPRKIGICIMVTVGDLCFLIVLRYVAVWVGAEVRTAKRGYAMILWFLYIFVLEIKVYFVYQNYKSDRKNLDALARKALTLLLSISIPVLFVILVAIDHMEYVKAFKKKEEIRNRLFWVVVDLLDVLDIQANLWEPQKKGLPLWAEGLMFFYCYILLLVLPCVSLSEISMQGINISPHKMMLYPILSLVTINIVTLFIRGGNMLLYKDNRVSGILMAKNILAIVMKTCSFVQYRRQLQSAPPGFGVELQKNSVVSVRSVQTPPQVVLQEQTSLPEITTCEHT